A single region of the Salarchaeum japonicum genome encodes:
- a CDS encoding redox-regulated ATPase YchF, whose amino-acid sequence MLSLALAGKPNAGKSTFYTAATMADVDVANYPFTTIDANRGVTHVRTDCPCLERDERCGHEHCHDGKRYVPVELLDVAGLVPGAHEGKGLGNQFLDELTNADAILNVVDATGGTNAEGEPVEIGSHDPLEDIDFIEREMDLWLAGIIDRNWETVERQSRSPGFDMDDALTDLLTGFGATEHDVAACLRELDYPESPMAWEDDHREALATRVRERTKPIVVVANKIDAAPAENVEALRALDKPVIPATAQGELALRRGADAGAIDYDPGDSTFEVVGELPDDQRALLDALSDTMDEYGGTGVQRALDYAVYDLLDHITAYPVQDASKWTDGQGNVLPDAHLLPRGSTPVDLAYAVHSDIGDGYLHAVDAKTSMEVSDAYELEEGDVVKIVSTAK is encoded by the coding sequence ATGCTCTCTCTCGCGCTCGCCGGAAAGCCGAACGCCGGCAAGTCCACCTTCTACACGGCGGCGACGATGGCGGACGTGGACGTGGCGAACTACCCGTTCACGACCATCGACGCGAACCGCGGCGTGACCCACGTCCGCACCGACTGCCCCTGCCTCGAACGCGACGAGCGCTGCGGGCACGAACACTGTCACGACGGGAAGCGCTACGTCCCCGTCGAACTCCTGGACGTGGCGGGGCTCGTCCCGGGCGCGCACGAGGGGAAGGGCCTCGGGAACCAGTTCCTCGACGAGCTCACGAACGCCGACGCCATCCTGAACGTCGTGGACGCCACCGGCGGCACGAACGCCGAGGGCGAACCCGTCGAAATCGGGAGTCACGACCCCCTCGAAGACATCGACTTCATCGAGCGCGAGATGGATCTCTGGCTCGCCGGCATCATCGACCGGAACTGGGAGACCGTCGAACGCCAGTCCCGCAGTCCCGGGTTCGACATGGACGACGCGCTCACCGACCTCCTCACCGGGTTCGGCGCGACCGAACACGACGTGGCGGCCTGCCTCCGCGAACTCGACTACCCCGAGAGTCCGATGGCGTGGGAGGACGACCACCGCGAAGCCCTCGCCACCCGCGTCCGCGAGCGCACGAAACCCATCGTCGTCGTCGCGAACAAGATAGACGCCGCGCCCGCGGAGAACGTCGAAGCCCTCCGCGCGCTCGACAAGCCCGTGATTCCCGCGACCGCGCAGGGCGAACTCGCGCTCCGCCGCGGCGCGGACGCCGGCGCTATCGACTACGACCCCGGCGACTCAACGTTCGAGGTCGTCGGCGAACTTCCCGACGACCAGCGCGCGCTCCTCGACGCGCTCTCCGACACCATGGACGAGTACGGCGGCACCGGCGTCCAGCGCGCGCTCGATTACGCCGTCTACGACCTCCTCGACCACATCACCGCCTACCCCGTCCAGGACGCCTCGAAGTGGACGGACGGCCAGGGGAACGTCCTCCCGGACGCCCACCTCCTCCCCCGCGGCAGCACGCCCGTCGACCTCGCGTACGCCGTCCACTCCGACATCGGCGACGGCTACCTCCACGCCGTCGACGCCAAGACCAGCATGGAAGTCTCGGACGCCTACGAACTCGAAGAAGGCGACGTCGTCAAGATCGTCAGCACCGCGAAGTAG
- a CDS encoding polymer-forming cytoskeletal protein, translated as MLGTDPLDELSIPDGTTVEEHDLVTDGDVLVGGQSTVEFGVRGHNVIAGERVQFDGNIEAEGDCRLDMWCEVEGNVLVGADAYLGERVNIDGRLVVGGDLDIGDDVDITEGFEANGWIVIRNPMPTIVFFMVYLSHLLRIGEEEEAQDLVDELTDAEEAEPVRVPRSAHVSDDAWRVSTPATIGDECRLHGNVRATEIEVGRENNIFGSLRAQGDIVVGPDTKIHGDVTTRGGDVTIESGALVLGNVSGTDVEIQPEAAVDGSIRASGETRMAGTDVEREPE; from the coding sequence GTGCTGGGCACGGACCCCCTCGACGAACTCTCGATTCCGGACGGAACGACGGTCGAAGAACACGACCTCGTGACGGACGGCGACGTGCTCGTCGGCGGGCAGAGCACGGTCGAGTTCGGGGTTCGCGGCCACAACGTCATCGCGGGCGAACGCGTCCAGTTCGACGGCAACATCGAGGCCGAGGGCGACTGCCGGCTCGACATGTGGTGTGAAGTCGAGGGGAACGTGCTCGTCGGCGCGGACGCCTACCTCGGCGAACGCGTGAACATCGACGGCCGCCTCGTCGTCGGCGGCGACCTCGACATCGGCGACGACGTGGACATCACGGAGGGATTCGAGGCGAACGGCTGGATCGTGATTCGGAACCCGATGCCGACCATCGTCTTCTTCATGGTCTACCTCTCCCACCTCCTCCGCATCGGCGAGGAGGAGGAAGCCCAAGACCTCGTGGACGAACTGACGGACGCGGAGGAAGCGGAGCCGGTTCGGGTGCCGCGGAGCGCGCACGTCAGCGACGACGCGTGGCGCGTCTCCACGCCGGCGACCATCGGGGACGAGTGCCGGCTCCACGGGAACGTCCGCGCGACCGAAATCGAGGTCGGGCGAGAGAACAACATCTTCGGGAGCCTGCGCGCGCAGGGCGACATCGTCGTCGGCCCCGACACGAAGATTCACGGCGACGTGACCACCAGGGGCGGCGACGTGACCATCGAGTCGGGGGCGCTCGTCCTCGGGAACGTCTCCGGGACGGACGTGGAGATTCAGCCGGAGGCCGCGGTGGACGGCTCCATTCGGGCGAGCGGCGAGACGCGGATGGCGGGCACGGACGTGGAGCGAGAGCCCGAGTAG
- a CDS encoding CNNM domain-containing protein, translating into MNSLEITIRLVAGLGLILANGFFVAIEFALTRARQFTEEEFVDGNPALERAWEMTNDLELYLTTCQVGITASSIAVGIVAEPALAAIFEPVFHGTFLASVGAGAVLAFLLINLLHLTHGEQTPTYLGVERSRFVAKYGAAPLYWFHFAISPIITLGDGIAKGTLRLFGVEMTGAWLETEEDVIESRAELRNRLESVLERGDLSEERLTEVVNALDVGTTAVTDVMVDSEDVVFLSTAESIEENLHRLTSSPHTRYPLVGETPEDLVGIVYVPAVIDHIDDIRSGEMTLDEVAAPPMTLSADTTVSDAIDQFQAENQELALVLRDGEVVGLVTATDAFEAVMGEIDDPLDQARD; encoded by the coding sequence ATGAATTCGCTTGAGATTACGATACGTCTCGTCGCGGGTCTCGGGCTGATTCTCGCGAACGGCTTCTTCGTCGCTATCGAGTTCGCGCTGACGCGCGCCCGCCAGTTCACCGAGGAGGAGTTCGTGGACGGGAACCCCGCGCTGGAGCGCGCGTGGGAGATGACGAACGACCTCGAACTCTACTTGACGACGTGTCAGGTGGGGATTACGGCGTCCAGCATCGCGGTCGGTATCGTCGCCGAACCCGCGCTCGCCGCCATCTTCGAGCCGGTGTTCCACGGGACGTTCCTCGCGTCCGTCGGCGCGGGCGCGGTGCTCGCGTTCCTCCTCATCAACCTCCTCCACTTGACGCACGGCGAGCAGACGCCGACCTACCTCGGCGTCGAGCGCTCCCGGTTCGTCGCGAAGTACGGCGCGGCGCCGCTCTACTGGTTCCACTTCGCAATCTCCCCCATCATCACGCTCGGGGACGGTATCGCGAAGGGCACCCTGCGGTTGTTCGGCGTGGAGATGACGGGCGCGTGGCTCGAAACCGAGGAGGACGTCATCGAGAGTCGCGCGGAACTCCGGAACCGCCTCGAATCCGTGCTCGAACGCGGCGACCTCTCCGAGGAACGCCTCACCGAGGTCGTGAACGCGCTCGACGTGGGGACGACCGCGGTGACGGACGTGATGGTGGATAGCGAGGACGTGGTGTTCCTCTCCACCGCCGAGTCCATCGAGGAGAACCTCCACCGCCTCACGTCGTCGCCGCACACGCGATACCCGCTCGTCGGGGAGACGCCCGAAGACCTCGTCGGTATCGTCTACGTGCCCGCGGTCATCGACCACATCGACGACATCCGGTCGGGCGAGATGACGCTCGACGAGGTCGCCGCGCCGCCGATGACGCTCTCCGCGGACACCACCGTCAGCGACGCTATCGACCAGTTCCAGGCGGAGAATCAGGAACTCGCACTCGTCCTCCGCGACGGCGAGGTCGTCGGATTGGTCACGGCGACGGACGCGTTCGAGGCGGTGATGGGCGAAATCGACGACCCGCTCGACCAGGCGCGCGACTGA